From Natrinema amylolyticum, the proteins below share one genomic window:
- a CDS encoding glycosyltransferase translates to MKVLQLVTSPRPFFDQQVSALEDRGVDCTVLEVPGEHSGDSGRSAVDYARLYPKLLSAVQSTSYDLVHANYGLVAPFALAQPTRPVVVTLWGTDLMSRQSWLRSISRHSARRSDAAIVPSRAMSRELEAEHRLIPFGVDTELFRPMSRAHAREQIGWETDRPVALFPYDRTRSVKDFSRARRLVEHADADLELRTVSGVAHEVMPYYMNASDVLLVTSKRESGPMVVKEAAACNLPVVSTDVGFVRETVRGVTNCVVSDNDGALLGGLERAVEDGGRSDGRDSIDGLSVESLGERLHGLYRRLLDRDGELCRPTGVSHEV, encoded by the coding sequence ATGAAGGTACTCCAACTGGTCACGTCGCCGCGGCCGTTTTTCGATCAGCAGGTGTCCGCCCTCGAGGACCGTGGCGTCGACTGTACGGTCCTCGAAGTCCCCGGCGAACACAGCGGGGATTCGGGCCGGTCAGCAGTCGATTACGCCCGACTCTACCCGAAACTCCTCTCGGCGGTCCAGTCGACGTCGTACGATCTGGTGCACGCGAACTACGGGCTCGTCGCCCCCTTCGCGCTCGCTCAGCCGACGCGACCGGTCGTCGTGACGCTGTGGGGAACCGATCTCATGAGCCGGCAGTCGTGGCTCCGATCGATCAGTCGCCACAGCGCCCGCCGGTCGGACGCCGCGATCGTTCCGAGTCGGGCCATGTCGCGCGAACTCGAGGCCGAGCACCGACTGATTCCGTTCGGTGTCGACACCGAGCTGTTTCGGCCGATGTCTCGAGCGCACGCGCGCGAGCAGATTGGATGGGAGACCGATCGACCGGTCGCGCTCTTCCCGTACGACCGAACTCGATCGGTGAAGGACTTTTCGCGGGCACGCCGGCTCGTCGAGCACGCGGACGCCGACCTCGAACTCCGGACGGTCTCCGGCGTCGCTCACGAGGTGATGCCCTACTACATGAACGCGAGCGACGTCCTGCTTGTCACGTCGAAACGCGAGAGCGGCCCGATGGTCGTCAAGGAGGCCGCCGCGTGTAACCTGCCGGTCGTCTCGACGGACGTCGGATTCGTCCGCGAGACGGTCCGCGGCGTGACGAACTGCGTCGTCAGCGACAACGACGGGGCGCTCCTCGGCGGGCTTGAGCGGGCCGTCGAAGACGGCGGACGATCCGACGGTCGCGATTCGATCGACGGGCTCTCCGTCGAGTCCCTCGGAGAGCGCCTCCACGGACTGTACCGCCGATTATTGGACCGGGACGGAGAGCTGTGCCGTCCGACGGGGGTCAGCCATGAAGTATAG
- a CDS encoding DUF1616 domain-containing protein, which produces MSDTHWWFFDLAVVIAVTGALTFGIISGSSGSVRIVLTIPLVLFLPGYTLVSALFPDEPNDDYRTFDDEKTGLGSPLLVSGGLEAVERMVLSVVFSVAIVPAITLFATITPGGVTLEPVLSGLAVVTVVLALLAIGSRYRCPPDRRFTPSISSVSPFFTRVRPSPYERISYRPYNVAIGIGLLLLLASGGFALANPPQHDGFTELSIGSENVTGETETTYESTYTAGERQELQATITNREHEERTYTTVVLLQRVSDDGSNVTVRESTEVDRKTATVPDGGTHRQSLEITPTMRGDDLRLTLLLYEGEPPAEPTTDNAYRVARLPIEVA; this is translated from the coding sequence ATGAGCGACACTCACTGGTGGTTTTTCGATCTGGCAGTCGTCATCGCAGTCACCGGCGCCCTCACGTTCGGCATTATTTCAGGGTCGAGCGGGTCTGTGAGAATCGTGCTGACAATTCCGCTCGTTCTCTTCCTTCCTGGGTATACGCTGGTCTCGGCCCTCTTTCCGGACGAGCCAAACGACGACTATCGGACCTTCGACGACGAGAAAACTGGACTCGGCAGTCCGTTACTAGTCAGCGGTGGTCTCGAGGCGGTCGAACGAATGGTCCTGTCAGTCGTATTTAGCGTTGCGATCGTACCCGCGATAACCCTTTTCGCGACCATAACCCCAGGGGGAGTGACGCTCGAACCGGTACTCTCCGGACTGGCAGTTGTCACCGTCGTCCTCGCCCTCCTCGCGATCGGTTCTCGATACCGCTGTCCGCCCGATCGGCGGTTCACACCCTCGATATCGTCGGTCTCACCGTTCTTTACTCGAGTTCGTCCGAGTCCGTACGAGCGAATCAGTTACCGACCGTACAACGTAGCTATCGGGATCGGGCTGCTCCTATTGCTCGCGAGCGGTGGCTTTGCTCTCGCGAACCCGCCACAGCACGACGGGTTCACGGAACTGTCGATCGGATCAGAAAACGTCACCGGAGAGACGGAAACGACGTACGAGTCGACCTATACCGCGGGGGAACGTCAGGAACTGCAAGCGACGATCACGAACCGGGAGCACGAAGAGCGGACTTACACGACCGTGGTCCTACTCCAGCGGGTGAGCGACGACGGTTCCAACGTGACCGTCCGCGAATCGACGGAGGTGGACAGAAAGACGGCGACGGTTCCCGATGGCGGTACGCACCGCCAGAGCCTCGAGATCACGCCGACGATGCGGGGGGACGACCTCCGGTTGACGCTGCTGCTGTACGAGGGTGAACCGCCGGCGGAGCCGACGACCGACAACGCCTATCGCGTCGCCCGGCTTCCGATCGAGGTGGCATAG
- a CDS encoding metal-dependent hydrolase — protein sequence MWPWEHLAFAYVLYSLTTNVVFRTSPSARETIAVAVGSQLPDLIDKPLAWTIGITDGGYSIGHSIFVAPFVCLAVYAVAVRRGERVLSGAFALAYLSHPIADMLSQLFRGRAVDLRTVLWPITSPPATSHGGFLDHFALYFFRYVHQLLTSGLTVQIAFQSLLGLAVLALWLFDGAPIAADAWRLLRAQRHR from the coding sequence ATGTGGCCGTGGGAGCACCTCGCGTTCGCGTACGTCCTGTATTCTCTGACGACGAACGTGGTCTTTCGAACGTCGCCGTCGGCTCGCGAAACGATCGCCGTCGCCGTCGGGTCACAGTTACCGGACCTTATCGACAAGCCGCTCGCCTGGACGATCGGTATCACGGACGGCGGCTACTCGATCGGGCACTCGATTTTCGTCGCCCCGTTCGTTTGCCTCGCGGTATACGCGGTGGCCGTCCGGCGAGGGGAACGAGTCCTTTCGGGTGCCTTCGCACTCGCGTACCTCTCACACCCGATCGCCGACATGCTCAGCCAGTTGTTCAGAGGACGGGCGGTCGATCTCCGGACCGTCCTCTGGCCGATCACATCGCCGCCAGCGACCTCTCACGGTGGATTCCTCGATCACTTCGCTCTCTACTTCTTCCGATACGTGCACCAACTCCTCACCAGCGGGCTGACGGTACAGATCGCGTTCCAGTCCCTGCTCGGTCTCGCCGTGCTGGCACTCTGGCTGTTCGACGGTGCGCCGATCGCTGCTGACGCCTGGCGGCTGCTCCGCGCCCAGCGACATCGATGA
- a CDS encoding nucleotide sugar dehydrogenase produces MTTIISDTETRADDRESDQHARKSSGRGGTALEHSNAQSTRAATICVVGLGYVGLPLAVGFAQSNYRVIGYDVDDVTVGRLQDGVDTTGDLSDDAIQDGDISYTTDATEIGAADYVIIAVPTPIDDDDRPDLGYVESAATTVGSKMDPGTTVVLESTVYPGTTRETLVPALEDASGLTAGTDFFVGYSPERATPGDEEHGLEDVVKVVSAQNERVLEDVATLYESIVDAGVHRAPSIEVAEACKVVENAQRDLNIAFVNELSMALDNMDVDGQAVLEAAGTKWNFHDYRPGLVGGHCIPVDPYFFAYRSAREGFDPELMQTSRQVNESVPDHVAELTIKALNQCHKTLRESRVLVLGLAYKPGVGDIRSSKIGNVIDELREYDIDVEGFDPFADDDAARESFGIEVQDRLSFEGFDAVMLATPHEEFEQLDLEAVASELADDPALIDVTGAVDEDAAADAGLAYRRL; encoded by the coding sequence ATGACCACGATAATCAGCGACACGGAGACGCGAGCAGACGATCGGGAGAGCGACCAGCACGCACGAAAATCGAGCGGCCGCGGCGGGACCGCCCTCGAGCACTCGAACGCACAGTCGACGCGTGCGGCGACGATCTGTGTCGTCGGACTGGGGTACGTCGGGCTCCCGCTCGCAGTCGGGTTCGCCCAGTCGAACTACCGCGTCATCGGATACGACGTCGACGACGTGACGGTGGGTCGACTCCAGGACGGCGTCGACACGACCGGTGACCTCTCCGACGACGCGATCCAGGACGGTGACATCTCGTATACGACCGACGCGACCGAGATCGGTGCGGCCGACTACGTCATTATCGCCGTTCCCACGCCGATCGACGACGACGATCGGCCGGACCTCGGCTACGTCGAGAGCGCGGCGACCACCGTCGGCTCGAAGATGGACCCCGGAACGACGGTCGTCCTCGAGTCGACGGTCTACCCGGGCACGACGCGCGAGACGCTCGTGCCGGCACTCGAAGACGCGTCCGGACTGACCGCCGGCACGGACTTCTTCGTCGGCTACTCTCCGGAACGCGCCACGCCGGGCGACGAGGAACACGGCCTCGAGGACGTCGTCAAAGTCGTCAGCGCACAGAACGAGCGGGTACTCGAGGACGTGGCGACGCTGTACGAGTCGATCGTCGACGCGGGCGTCCACCGCGCCCCGTCGATCGAGGTCGCCGAAGCCTGCAAGGTCGTCGAGAACGCCCAGCGGGACCTCAACATCGCGTTCGTCAACGAGCTCTCGATGGCGCTCGACAACATGGACGTCGACGGACAGGCCGTCCTCGAGGCCGCGGGCACGAAGTGGAACTTCCACGACTACCGGCCGGGGCTGGTCGGCGGCCATTGCATTCCCGTCGATCCGTACTTCTTCGCGTACCGATCGGCCCGAGAAGGGTTCGACCCCGAACTCATGCAAACGAGCCGGCAGGTCAACGAGTCGGTGCCCGACCACGTCGCCGAGCTGACGATCAAGGCGCTCAACCAGTGTCACAAGACGCTCCGCGAGAGTCGCGTCCTGGTGTTGGGACTGGCGTACAAACCGGGCGTCGGGGACATTCGAAGCTCGAAGATCGGCAACGTCATCGACGAACTCCGGGAGTACGACATCGACGTCGAGGGGTTCGACCCGTTCGCGGACGACGATGCGGCCCGAGAGTCGTTCGGCATCGAGGTTCAGGACCGACTCTCGTTCGAGGGGTTCGACGCCGTCATGCTCGCGACGCCCCACGAGGAGTTCGAACAACTGGACCTCGAGGCAGTGGCGAGCGAACTCGCCGACGATCCCGCACTGATCGACGTGACCGGCGCGGTCGACGAAGACGCCGCCGCCGACGCGGGACTCGCCTACCGGAGGTTGTGA
- a CDS encoding DUF354 domain-containing protein — translation MRVMITIQHPGHVHFFRNPIAELEARGHDVHVFARESDVAVRLLEAYDIDHEVLAGESDSLVSLAAVQATYELRLLQRARRIDPDVITAIGGVAAAHVASMVRTKSLVFYDTEHATLITKLGYPFADVIATPACYRDDIGPKQVTYPGYHELAYLHPERFDPDPTVREDVGLAPEESFAVVRLSSWDASHDVGHGGFDDPRAVVERLEDAGVRVLLTAEGEPPAALESYRFETSPDRMHDLLAYADVVLSEGATTAAEAAMLGTPAVYVNPLSLGYTTELEEEYGLLFEYDGDARHAHGLERAVSVVDESADTWERRRERLLADRIDVTDYVVRRIETLAQTRTAGRSTPAADTGH, via the coding sequence ATGCGCGTGATGATAACGATCCAGCATCCCGGCCACGTCCACTTCTTCCGGAATCCGATCGCGGAACTGGAAGCGCGAGGCCACGACGTCCACGTCTTCGCTCGCGAGAGCGACGTCGCCGTCCGGCTCCTCGAAGCGTACGACATCGACCACGAGGTGTTGGCCGGCGAATCCGACTCGCTGGTCTCGCTGGCGGCGGTTCAGGCGACGTACGAGCTGCGACTGCTGCAGCGAGCGCGGCGGATCGATCCGGACGTGATCACGGCGATCGGCGGCGTCGCTGCCGCCCACGTCGCGTCGATGGTGCGTACGAAGAGTCTCGTCTTCTACGACACCGAACACGCGACTCTCATCACGAAACTCGGCTATCCGTTCGCGGACGTGATCGCCACACCGGCGTGTTATCGGGACGATATCGGCCCGAAACAGGTGACGTACCCGGGCTATCACGAACTCGCCTATCTCCATCCCGAGCGGTTCGACCCCGACCCGACGGTACGCGAGGACGTCGGGCTCGCCCCCGAGGAATCGTTCGCCGTCGTCCGACTCAGCAGCTGGGACGCCTCCCACGACGTCGGTCACGGCGGCTTCGACGACCCCCGAGCGGTCGTCGAGCGACTCGAGGATGCGGGCGTCCGGGTCCTACTGACGGCGGAAGGAGAGCCGCCGGCCGCCCTCGAATCGTATCGATTCGAGACGTCGCCGGACCGGATGCACGACCTGCTCGCGTACGCCGACGTCGTGCTGAGCGAGGGGGCGACGACCGCGGCGGAAGCCGCCATGCTCGGCACGCCCGCGGTCTACGTGAACCCCCTTTCGCTCGGCTACACGACGGAACTCGAGGAGGAGTACGGCCTGTTGTTCGAGTACGACGGCGATGCGAGACACGCGCACGGGCTCGAGCGGGCCGTCTCGGTCGTCGACGAATCCGCCGACACGTGGGAGCGCCGTCGCGAGCGCCTGCTCGCCGACCGGATCGACGTCACGGACTACGTCGTCCGACGGATCGAGACGCTCGCGCAGACGCGTACCGCGGGACGATCGACTCCCGCAGCCGATACAGGCCACTGA
- a CDS encoding DUF7343 domain-containing protein, with protein sequence MVSTPQIGVRARFESIRSTVSIDTVPASIQRYDVHAIASGPAVPQIGDRSGGSLSGVQLLRVTSFWESALIAVLFLLISGLIGLRMADVLSDRDIDVSSFPLVTDTAGDGDGSDHARTSDRGAYESYLSPETPPRLLSDEGKVVRLLVANHGQIRQHRLTEETGWSKSKVSRICSQMHDDGTIEKRSVGRENVITLADRTSSRETESDEVDTPLP encoded by the coding sequence ATGGTGTCCACGCCCCAGATCGGAGTCAGAGCACGGTTCGAATCGATTCGTAGCACCGTCTCGATCGACACGGTTCCGGCTTCGATACAGCGGTACGACGTCCACGCGATCGCATCGGGACCGGCCGTTCCACAGATTGGCGACCGGTCCGGTGGATCGTTGTCAGGGGTACAACTGCTTCGAGTGACGTCGTTCTGGGAATCGGCCCTGATCGCGGTTCTCTTCCTGTTGATCAGCGGCCTCATCGGTCTCCGCATGGCCGACGTGCTATCGGACCGTGATATCGACGTTTCGTCGTTCCCGCTGGTGACGGACACGGCAGGCGACGGAGATGGCTCGGATCACGCACGAACGAGCGACCGTGGAGCATACGAGTCGTATCTCTCGCCAGAAACGCCGCCACGGCTCCTGAGCGACGAAGGAAAGGTAGTCCGGCTCCTCGTCGCGAATCACGGCCAGATTCGTCAGCATCGACTCACCGAAGAGACCGGTTGGTCGAAGTCGAAGGTGAGCCGGATCTGCTCGCAGATGCACGATGACGGCACGATCGAGAAGCGATCGGTCGGCCGAGAGAACGTCATCACACTGGCCGATCGAACGTCGAGCCGAGAGACGGAGTCGGACGAAGTCGATACCCCCCTGCCGTAG
- a CDS encoding DUF7344 domain-containing protein, protein MKAKHISSEEKDEAGEIDDDQGADEDADCLSEEPAFSKDDIFHLLQNERRRMVLRYLRGTEGPVRMRDVAEQVAAWEHDTTVENLTSTQRQRVYIPLYQSHLSKLDEAGLIEYQQNRGLVERKPPADRVDQYLELDSTEESTDEKRSASPQWDDYYIGATVVSYAILLGAVMELPFTSVLSGIGLSALILTVFTVVTIKRLVN, encoded by the coding sequence ATGAAAGCGAAACATATCAGCTCCGAAGAGAAGGACGAGGCAGGTGAGATCGACGACGATCAGGGCGCGGATGAGGACGCTGATTGCCTCTCCGAGGAGCCTGCGTTTTCGAAGGACGACATCTTTCATCTCCTGCAGAACGAACGTCGTCGGATGGTACTCCGGTATCTCCGAGGTACTGAAGGGCCCGTACGCATGCGCGATGTCGCAGAACAGGTCGCGGCGTGGGAACACGATACCACCGTCGAAAACCTCACGTCGACACAGCGTCAGCGCGTCTACATCCCCCTCTACCAGTCGCATCTCTCGAAACTCGACGAAGCGGGTCTGATCGAGTACCAGCAAAACCGCGGGCTCGTCGAGCGAAAGCCCCCTGCAGATCGAGTCGACCAGTACCTCGAATTGGACTCGACCGAGGAATCGACCGATGAGAAGCGCTCTGCGAGCCCACAGTGGGACGATTACTATATCGGAGCGACGGTCGTCTCCTACGCCATTCTCCTCGGTGCAGTGATGGAGTTGCCGTTTACCTCGGTCCTCTCGGGCATCGGTCTGAGCGCGCTCATCCTCACGGTCTTTACGGTGGTCACGATCAAGCGACTCGTCAACTGA